One part of the Vitis riparia cultivar Riparia Gloire de Montpellier isolate 1030 chromosome 15, EGFV_Vit.rip_1.0, whole genome shotgun sequence genome encodes these proteins:
- the LOC117932659 gene encoding type III polyketide synthase A-like — protein MERNGAPKHDVALARRLPMPGKATVLAMGKAFPSQLIPQECLVEGYFRDTKCQDLAIKEKLERLCKTTTVKTRYTVMSKEILEKYPELATEGSPTIKQKLEIANPAVLQMAMEASLACIEEWGRPVGDITHIVYVSSSEIRLPGGDLYLASQLGLRSDVGRIMLYFLGCYGGVTGLRVAKDIAENNPGSRVLLTTSETTILGFRPPNKERPYDLVGAALFGDGAAAVIVGTDPIPGKECPFMELNHAVQQFLPGTQNVIDGRLSEEGINFKLGRDLPAKIEENIEEFCKKLMEKAGLVEFNDLFWAVHPGGPAILNRLESTLKLRSEKLECSRRALMDYGNVSSNTIFYVMEYMREALKRKGGEEWGLALAFGPGITFEGILMRSL, from the exons ATGGAGAGGAACGGGGCTCCCAAGCATGATGTTGCACTAGCTAGACGCCTTCCCATGCCTGGGAAGGCGACCGTCCTTGCAATGGGCAAGGCTTTTCCTAGCCAACTCATTCCTCAGGAGTGCCTGGTGGAGGGCTACTTTCGTGATACTAAGTGCCAAGACTTGGCCATTAAGGAGAAACTAGAGCGCTTGT GTAAAACAACTACTGTGAAGACAAGATACACAGTCATGTCCAAGGAAATCTTAGAGAAGTACCCTGAACTTGCCACGGAGGGTTCGCCCACGATCAAACAAAAGCTTGAAATCGCCAACCCGGCAGTTCTACAGATGGCAATGGAAGCAAGCCTTGCTTGCATTGAGGAGTGGGGAAGGCCAGTGGGGGATATAACTCACATAGTTTACGTCTCCTCCAGCGAAATTCGATTGCCAGGAGGTGACCTTTACCTTGCCAGCCAGCTTGGCCTAAGGAGCGACGTTGGCCGGATAATGCTATACTTTCTAGGCTGTTATGGGGGTGTGACCGGACTGCGGGTGGCCAAAGACATAGCTGAAAACAACCCTGGAAGCCGTGTCCTATTAACAACATCCGAAACCACCATACTTGGTTTTCGTCCCCCAAACAAGGAGCGCCCTTACGACCTTGTTGGGGCTGCACTTTTCGGGGATGGAGCTGCAGCGGTCATCGTTGGCACCGACCCGATACCGGGCAAAGAATGCCCTTTCATGGAACTGAACCATGCAGTTCAACAGTTCTTACCAGGGACACAGAATGTGATAGATGGAAGACTATCGGAAGAGGGCATAAACTTCAAACTTGGGAGGGACCTTCCAGCAAAGATTGAAGAGAACATCGAGGAATTCTGCAAGAAGCTTATGGAGAAAGCCGGATTAGTGGAGTTCAATGACTTGTTCTGGGCAGTTCATCCTGGCGGGCCTGCAATTCTGAACCGATTAGAGAGCACTCTGAAGCTGAGAAGTGAGAAGCTAGAGTGCAGCAGAAGAGCTCTGATGGACTATGGGAATGTGAGTAGCAACACAATCTTCTATGTTATGGAATACATGAGGGAGGCGTTGAAGAGGAAGGGAGGAGAAGAATGGGGACTGGCATTAGCATTTGGACCTGGGATTACGTTCGAAGGAATTCTGATGCGTAGCCTGTGA